One window of Mauremys mutica isolate MM-2020 ecotype Southern chromosome 6, ASM2049712v1, whole genome shotgun sequence genomic DNA carries:
- the MTX3 gene encoding metaxin-3 isoform X2 produces the protein MASPMELSCWGGDWGLPSVHTESLIVMAYVRFSGAPVKVNAIDNSWRAPKGDVPVLISEDTVIAQPAKILNFLRKQKYNADYELSAKQGADTLAYIALLEEKLLPAVLHTFWVEAENYCTVTKPWFASRIPFPLSLYLPGKMSREALNRILLTRGEPPLYSLSEVEARIYRDAKECLNLLSNRLGTSQFFFGNTPTTLDAFVFGFLAPLCKVHFPRVQLQEHLKQLSNLCRFCDDILSGYFRLNITDGRQPS, from the exons ATGGCGTCTCCCATGGAGCTGAGCTGCTGGGGAGGCGACTGGGGGCTGCCGTCCGTGCACACGGAGTCCTTGATTGTCATG GCTTATGTCAGATTTTCTGGTGCTCCAGTGAAAGTGAATGCTATTGATAACTCATGGAGAGCTCCAAAAG GAGATGTGCCAGTGTTGATATCAGAAGACACAGTTATTGCTCAGCCAGCAAAAATACTAAACTTCTTAAGAAAACAG AAGTACAATGCTGATTATGAACTATCTGCAAAACAAGGAGCTGACACACTGGCATACATTGCACTACTTGAAGAAAAACTGCTTCCTGCTGTG CTGCACACATTCTGGGTCGAGGCTGAAAATTACTGTACTGTGACAAAGCCGTGGTTTGCTTCAAGGATTCCGTTTCCATTGAGTTTGTATCTACCTGGGAAGATGTCCAGGGAAGCACTTAACAGGATCCTGCTGACGAGGGGAGAGCCTCCACTTTACAGTTTGAGTGAAGTAGAAGCACGG ATATACAGAGATGCCAAGGAGTGCCTAAATCTTCTATCAAACAGATTGGGAACATCTCAGTTTTTCTTTGGAAATAC GCCTACAACCTTAGATGCCTTTGTATTTGGTTTTCTCGCACCTCTTTGTAAAGTGCACTTCCCTAGAGTCCAATTACAAGAGCACTTGAAACAGCTTTCCAACCTGTGTCGCTTCTGTGATGACATCCTGAGTGGCTACTTTAGACTTAACATTACAG